In Ciconia boyciana chromosome 16, ASM3463844v1, whole genome shotgun sequence, one genomic interval encodes:
- the KIF2B gene encoding LOW QUALITY PROTEIN: kinesin-like protein KIF2B (The sequence of the model RefSeq protein was modified relative to this genomic sequence to represent the inferred CDS: inserted 5 bases in 3 codons; deleted 1 base in 1 codon; substituted 5 bases at 5 genomic stop codons), which translates to MQSLVKEFKIYVQAPQGATRAIVTRCWAKAALSPVGPPAARGKLQPCLPQPGGHLHPTAAGQATAGEFGHIQLGTYVEIKRSDGHIHXALVMELRESTSSITVEWLEKGANKSKKVDLQLIFAINPHLXPQGASIEAPVSAKGDQSLVSEWLWQPIKAKKPCGDSRDSMAARPGSRGCRPRWISPCMQQIERLREXREQRXLEMQEQQAQQVTASLHSRSYVMAMIQKCCSHLDCEALQATIPCQPHCICVCVQKQPLNQQEAELNDFNVVTVPGQHMVMVHEAKQKLDLTWYLNNQVFHFDHAFNGCATNELVYRHTAQPLVETIFQGSMATCFAWGQRGSGKTHTVRGSVSIENSEASKGFYVMVPEDVFCRLQDSSCQKLELXVYRAFFEIYGSKVFDLLNWKKWLRVLEDCKQQIQVMGLREEEVTSVQVVIKLIERGSKYHTSGKTSANTHSSWSYAIFQIILKKRGHLYAKFSLIDLAGNERGADISTADRQTSLEGAEINKSLLALKNCIRALGHNRSHTPFRASKLTQVLRDSFIGENSCTCMIATVFPGMRSCKHTLKTLWYANHMKELVVNLNSLGQPCQVAFRFPHRLKDVKKLWTVQNCPRXQLFGVQADKEVSPXLLTFSAGGKTKKKRKEVDEKTLMEEHQESLRXLKVFVEVAGEIEYNVDFYAAQFESVLGQKIGILTEIQEKVRLFRSVLSKEEQGSNQSRTKRSCML; encoded by the exons ATGCAAAGCCTTGTAAAAGAATTCAAAATTTATGTTCAAG CCCCCCAGGGGGCCACCCGGGCCATTGTGACACGGTGCTGGGCGAAGGCAGCACTGAGCCCCGTGGGACCACCCGCGGCCAGGGGcaagctccagccctgcctgccccagccaggggggcacctgcaccccacagctgcCGGCCAGGCCACAGCTGGGGAGTTTGGGCACATCCAGTTGGGCACCTACGTGGAGATCAAGCGCAGTGATGGGCACATCC CGGCACTGGTGATGGAGCTCCGTGAAAGCACTTCCAGTATCACTGTGGAGTGGCTCGAGAAAGGGGCCAACAAGAGCAAGAAGGTTGATCTCCAGCTCATATTTGCCATCAATCCTCACCT GCCCCAAGGAGCAAGCATCGAGGCCCCAGTGTCAGCAAAAGGGGACCAAAGCCTGGTGAGTGAATGGCTGTGGCAGCCCATCAAAGCGAAGAAGCCatgtggggacagcagggactCCATGGCTGCCCGGCCTggctccaggggctgcagacCCAGGTGGATATCACCATGTATGCAGCAGATAGAAAGGCTGCGAGAATAGCGGGAACAACGGTAGCTGGAGATGCAGGAGCAGCAAGCCCAGCAGGTCACTGCTTCACTCCACTCCAGGAGTTATGTGATGGCCATGATCCAGAAGTGCTGCAGCCACTTGGACTGCGAGGCATTGCAGGCCACCATACCATGCCAGCCCCATTGCATCTGCGTGTGTGTTCAGAAGCAGCCACTGAATCAACAGGAGGCTGAACTCAATGACTTCAATGTAGTGACAGTGCCGGGCCAGCACATGGTGATGGTGCATGAAGCTAAGCAGAAGCTGGACCTCACATGGTACCTGAACAACCAGGTCTTCCACTTTGACCATGCCTTCAATGGTTGTGCCACCAATGAGCTGGTGTACAGGCACACCGCCCAGCCCCTGGTGGAGACCATCTTCCAGGGGAGCATGGCTACCTGCTTCGCCTGGGGCCAGAGAGGCAGTGGCAAGACACACACCGTGAGGGGAAGTGTCTCTATCGAGAACTCTGAGGCCTCCAAAGGGTTCTATGTCATGGTCCCTGAGGATgtcttctgcaggctgcaggactCCAGCTGCCAGAAACTAGAGCTTTGAGTCTATAGGGCCTTCTTTGAGATTTATGGGAGCAAGGTTTTTGACCTTCTGAACTGGAAGAAGTGGCTGAGAGTGCTAGAAGATTGTAAACAGCAGATCCAAGTGATGGGGCTGCGGGAGGAAGAAGTCACCAGCGTGCAAGTTGTCATCAAGCTAATTGAAAGGGGTAGCAAGTATCACACATCAGGCAAGACCTCTGCCAACACTCACTCCTCCTGGAGCTATGCCATCTTCCAGATCATACTCAAGAAGAGAGGGCATTTGTATGCCAAGTTTTCCCTGATTGATTTGGCTGGGAATGAGCGAGGAGCTGACATCTCCACTGCAGACAGGCAAACAAGTCTGGAGGGAGCTGAGATTAATAAAAGCCTCTTGGCACTCAAGAACTGTATCAGGGCATTGGGGCATAACAGATCCCATACCCCATTCAGGGCTAGCAAACTCACGCAGGTCCTGAGGGACTCATTTATAGGGGAAAACTCCTGTACCTGCATGATTGCCACTGTCTTTCCAGGAATGAGATCCTGCAAGCACACC TTAAAAACCCTATGGTACGCCAACCACATGAAGGAGCTCGTGGTGAATTTAAATTCCCTTGGACAACCCTGTCAGGTGGCGTTCAGGTTCCCACATCGGCTGAAAGACGTGAAGAAACTCTGGACTGTTCAGAACTGTCCCAG ACAGCTATTTGGAGTTCAGGCAGACAAGGAAGTCTCACCCTAGTTACTTACTTTCAGTGCTGgggggaaaacaaagaagaagagaaaagaggtgGATGAGAAAACGCTCATGGAGGAGCATCAGGAATCTCTGCGATGATTGAAAGTATTCGTAGAAGTGGCTGGGGAAATAGAGTACAATGTAGATTTTTATGCTGCACAGTTTGAATCAGTCCTTGGTCAAAAAATTGGCATCCTGACTGAGATCCAAGAAAAAGTCAGATTATTTCGGTCAGTTCTTAGCAAGGAAGAACAGGGCAGCAACCAGAGCCGCACAAAGAGATCCTGTATGCTGTAA